The genomic region ACGCCGGGGTGCGCTGGGTGGCCGACGCGCTGCCGGAGCTGTCCGGGATCCGCGCCGAACGGTTCGAACTGGTCATGGTCACCGCGGTCTGGATGCACCTGGCCCCGGCCGAGCGGGCGGCGGCGATGCGGAGCGTGGCGGCGCTGCTGGCGCCCGGCGGCACGCTGCTGATGACGGTGCGGCACGGTCCGGTGCCGGCCGGGCGGCGGATGTTCGAGGTGCCGGCCGAGGAGATCCTGGCTCAGGCGCGGGCGGCCGGCCTGCGCGAGGTGCACCGGGACGAGCGCGCCGATCTGCACGGTCGCGCGGGTGTGCGCTGGACCGAGCTGGGGTTCGTCCGCGCGTGACGGCTCGGCGAAGTCGCGCGTGGCGCCTCACCGAATCCGATGGTGACGGTGTAGCGGAGTTCAGCAGCTCCGCGGCAGCTCCGGCAGGTGGACGGCCGCCCAGCTGCGCAGTTCCTCCAGCGCCGGGCCGAGTGCCCGGCCCGCCTCGGTCAGCCGGTAGCTGACCCGCAGCGGCGGCCCCTCGTCCACCTCGCGGAGCACCAGACCTGCCTCGGTCAGCTCGGAGAGCCGGTCGGACAGCATCCGTTCGCTGATCCCGGGGATCGCCCGGCGAAGCTCGGCGAAGTGCGCCGAGTGCTGGTTCAGCACGGCCACCACCAGCCCGGTCCAGCGCTTGCCGAGCAGCGCGAAGACCCTGGTCAGGCCCAGGTCCACACTGCCGCACGGACCGGCCGTGGCGACACACGCCTCGAAGTCCGCGGGTAGCGACTCGGCGGTGATCACGGCGATCGGCTCCAACTCTGGCTCACCCATGCGTCCAGGGTACCCGCCGCACGCTAGTGACTAATAAAAAGTAAGCTGCTACCGTAAAGACAGTTGCCAAGGAAACGGTAGCTACTATCAGAACGTTGGAGGACTGCCATGCCCACGCTGCTGCACATCGACTCGTCGGCCCTGACCGAGGGCTCGGTCTCCCGCGAGGTCACCGCCACCTTCGTCCGCGAGTGGCAGGCCGCCCACCCGGAGGGCACCGTCGTCCACCGCGACCTCGGCGCCGAGCCGGTGCCGCACCTGACCGCCGCCGGCATCACCAGCGCCTTCACCCCCGCCGAGCACCGCTCCGCCGAGCAGCAGGCCGCCTTCGCACTGCGCGAGGAGCTGATCGAGGAGCTGGAGCAGGCCGACGCCGTGCTGATCGGCGCCCCCATGTACAACTTCACGATCCCCTCCACGCTGAAGGCCTGGCTGGACCAGGTGATCCTGGTCGGCCGCACCGGCGGCGGCCAGGACACCACGGTGGCCGGCAAGCCGGTGACGGTGGTCGCCTCGCGCGGTGGCTCCTACGTGCCGGGCAGCCCGCGCGCCGACTACGAGTTCGCCACCAGCTACCTGGAGAAGGTGCTGACCGGGATGATGAACGTGACGGTCGACCTGGTGGTGAGCGAGTTCACGCTGGCCCGGGTCAACCCGGCGCTCGCCGACTTCATCGACACCGCCGACGCCTCCAAGGCGCAGGCCCACCAGGAGGCCGCGGCCAAGGCCAAGGCGCTGGTCGCGCGGCTGACCGAGCCGGTCTCCGCCTGACGCTCCGTCCGCTGACGGTCCGTCGGACGGGGGTCGACGGACCGTCGCGGGGTGGCGACGATGCTCACCCTCCCGGGCGCGCCTGCCGGGCGGGGCAGCGGATCGGCTTCCATGCTGGTCCCGACAGCCCCGCCGCCGACCAGGGAGAGCCAGTGACGTCGTCGCCCCAATCGAACGGCGCCACGGCGGCCCCGCCACCCGGCCCGCCGCTGGAGATCGCGGTCTTCACCGGCCCGGAATCCTCGTACTTCGCCACCTCCAGCCTGATCATCGGCACCCGGGACGCGATCCTGGTGGACGCCCAGCCCACCCGCAGCGCCGGGCGCGAGCTGGCCGAGTGGATCGCCGGCAAGGGCCGCAACCTGCTGGCCGTGGTGATCACCCACTCGCACCCCGGCCACTACTTCGGGGTCGAGGAGGTGCTGCGGCTCTTCCCGCAGGCCCATGTGCTGGCCGCCCCGCCGGTCGCGGAGGCGATCGCCGCCACCGCCGTGCAGAAGGCCGCGCAGTGGCGACTGGAGTACGGCGACGACATCCCCGAGCACCCGGTCGTGCCCCGTCCGCTGCGCCCGCAGCCGATGATGATCGACCGTCAGCTGATCCGGGTGCTCAACCTGGGCCAGGCCGACTGCCCCGACTGCACGGTGGTGCACGTGCCCGGCTCACGCACGGTGGTGGCCGGCGACTTCGTCTACAACGGCACCCACGTGTGGACCGCCGAGACCACACCGCAGGACCGGGCCGCCTGGCTGCGCAACCTCGGGCGGATCGCCGACCTGGGCGTGGACCGGGTGATCGCCGGGCACCGGGCCCCGGACCAGAGCGACGACGCGGCCCACGTGCTCACCTTCACCGGCGAGTACCTGCGCGACTTCGACCGGCTGCTCGCCGAGCACGGCAACGACGCGGACGGGCTGATCCTGGCGATGGGCGAGCTGTACGGGGAACTGACGCTGCCGACCTTCCTGACCGCGGGGGCGGTGGCGAACACCGCCTCACCAGTGCAGTGACGTCGGACCGCGGTGAGCCCGGACCGGGTGCGGTCGATACTGGGCGCATGACGCAGGAGTTCGACGCGATGGTGCTGGCCGGCGGCGCGGCCCGACGGCTCGGCGGGGTGGACAAGCCCCGGCTGACGGTGGGCGGCCGCACGCTGCTCGACCGGGTGCTGGTCGCCTGTACCGGGGCCCGGCGCACCGTGGTGGTCGGGCCGGGGGAGTCGGCGGGCGAGGTCCGCTGGACCCGGGAGCAGCCGCCCGGCGGCGGTCCGGTGGCGGCGGTCGCGGCCGGGTTGGCGGCGGGCGCCGGTACCGCGCCGGTGCTGCTGCTGCTCGCCGCCGACCTGCCGTTCCTGGACGCCGCGACGGTCCGGCGCCTGGTCGCCGCGGTGACCGGGCCGGTGCAGGCGGCGGTGCTGGTGGACGGGCAGGGGCGCGAGCAGCCGCTGGTCGGGGCCTACCGCTCGGACGCGCTGCGGGCGGCGCTGGCCGGGCTCGGCGAACCGGCCGG from Kitasatospora azatica KCTC 9699 harbors:
- a CDS encoding FMN-dependent NADH-azoreductase gives rise to the protein MPTLLHIDSSALTEGSVSREVTATFVREWQAAHPEGTVVHRDLGAEPVPHLTAAGITSAFTPAEHRSAEQQAAFALREELIEELEQADAVLIGAPMYNFTIPSTLKAWLDQVILVGRTGGGQDTTVAGKPVTVVASRGGSYVPGSPRADYEFATSYLEKVLTGMMNVTVDLVVSEFTLARVNPALADFIDTADASKAQAHQEAAAKAKALVARLTEPVSA
- a CDS encoding MBL fold metallo-hydrolase; translated protein: MTSSPQSNGATAAPPPGPPLEIAVFTGPESSYFATSSLIIGTRDAILVDAQPTRSAGRELAEWIAGKGRNLLAVVITHSHPGHYFGVEEVLRLFPQAHVLAAPPVAEAIAATAVQKAAQWRLEYGDDIPEHPVVPRPLRPQPMMIDRQLIRVLNLGQADCPDCTVVHVPGSRTVVAGDFVYNGTHVWTAETTPQDRAAWLRNLGRIADLGVDRVIAGHRAPDQSDDAAHVLTFTGEYLRDFDRLLAEHGNDADGLILAMGELYGELTLPTFLTAGAVANTASPVQ
- a CDS encoding class I SAM-dependent methyltransferase, coding for MRELPRLLGELASADQAVSQPADQAADQAGDQPAGTVGYAAAADRLVEQYEGVTFEQVHRQVLHLLPPVPARALDLGAGTGRDAAALAARGYAVTAAEPTAALRAHGERLHPDAGVRWVADALPELSGIRAERFELVMVTAVWMHLAPAERAAAMRSVAALLAPGGTLLMTVRHGPVPAGRRMFEVPAEEILAQARAAGLREVHRDERADLHGRAGVRWTELGFVRA
- a CDS encoding winged helix-turn-helix transcriptional regulator; amino-acid sequence: MGEPELEPIAVITAESLPADFEACVATAGPCGSVDLGLTRVFALLGKRWTGLVVAVLNQHSAHFAELRRAIPGISERMLSDRLSELTEAGLVLREVDEGPPLRVSYRLTEAGRALGPALEELRSWAAVHLPELPRSC
- the mobA gene encoding molybdenum cofactor guanylyltransferase: MTQEFDAMVLAGGAARRLGGVDKPRLTVGGRTLLDRVLVACTGARRTVVVGPGESAGEVRWTREQPPGGGPVAAVAAGLAAGAGTAPVLLLLAADLPFLDAATVRRLVAAVTGPVQAAVLVDGQGREQPLVGAYRSDALRAALAGLGEPAGQPLRRLVGGLRTVRLADPDRVGEDCDTWEAVAAARHRAEISPGVQGAGERNEATGTPP